In Streptomyces sclerotialus, the DNA window GACGTCGAGGACCTCGTTGGGGGTGAGGCGGGTGAAGTGCTGCCGGATGAAGATGCGGGAGGAGAGCATCGGTTCGCGGCGCAGCACGGTGTGGCAGCCTTCGCCGCCGACGAAGATGATCGCGAGCTGGGTGGCTGGTTCGTCCCATAGGTAGCGGAAGTATTCGAAGGCCTCGCCGCCCGCCCAGCCATCAGATCCTCTCAGGTTGCGATTCATGATCAGTTCACCATCCGCTGTCAAGCCTCTTAGGTGGCAGCCTGTTGTCTCCAGCTGCCCCCGATGCTGAGCGGCTTCGACCGCCTCACCGACGCCTGACTCGCCATCGTCGGTGGGGCCGACGCATCGTGGTCAGGGCGTGTCGCCGGAGTAGTAGAAGCGGCAGCTCACTCCAGGGCCCGGTGTGCGCGGCTCGCCGGGGCGCGGGTCGTACAGGGCGCGGCCGCCGGGCCACCGCGACAGCTCGGTGGACAGGGCCGCGCCGTCCTCGGCTTCCCCCGGCCGCCAGCCGGTGATGCCCAGCAGGAACCCGTCCAGCGGCCCGCCGACAGCACCGCGTACGTCCGGTGCGGCAGCGGGCCGGGGCCGGGGTGTCGTGGTCGTGGCCGTAGCCCCGGCCGCGCAGCAGCTGCTCATCGCCGTTCATCCCCAGCCTTGCAGCCACCACCGGCAACGCGGCCGGACGGCAGAGGCCCGGCACCTGGATGGAGGCCGGGCCCGCTGCCGTGCTCAGCGCGGCGTCGGCAGCGCGGCCAGGTTCCGGCGGTCCTCGCCGTGGCCGACGCCCCGCCACACCGGACGGTCGGGCCTCTACCGGGTCAGCAGGGCCGGGTCGTGGTCGCCACCATAATCCGGTAGTTCACACTCACCACGCGGCGAGCGCGGTCGCAGAACGCGGCCTCCCTCGTTGCCGGGGCGGCGCGCCGCCGGGCCGGGGCGAAGACGAACAGCACCGGCGGGAAGGGGCGGTGCAGGGTCGGTCCGGCGTAGGTCTCCTGCCAGTGGCTGCGCGGGACACGGGCGGCGTTGCCTCATCCGCTCGCCGGCGCGCCGCGGTAGGCGTCGTAGCGCTCCAGCTTGGCGAGCAGGCGAGCGTAGGACATCGTGCGGTCGATCTCCACGAACGCGTGGGAGCCATCGCTCAGGAGCACCGCGCCGTCGGGTATCAGGGGGCCGGCCGGCGTGGGATGGGCGACTTCTACCTGCCAGTCGGCAGGTCGGCCGTCTGCGCCTGGTGGAAGCAATGCCGGTGCCGACCAGGGCGAGGGCGTGCTCACGCAAGCCGGTCCGCGCGGCTGTGGCCACCCGCCGCCGCCAGCCGCGCGCATCCCGGGTGGCCCAGCCGGCCCTCGGCGGCAGCTCGCCGGAGGCGGCAGCTTCGGCCAGGCCCGCCGGGACGCAGTACCAGAAGCTGTGCTGGGCGCGGTGGACCCGAGCAACCAGGGCGTCCGCGCGGAGGTTGCGCAGCGCGCGGCGGAGATAGTCCGTTGCCTGGTGGTCGGCAGCAGCAACATCTTGAGCTGGCGGGGCATGGCCAGGCGCAGCCGGGCCATGATGCTGTACGCCTGATCGGCGTCGAGCGGAGTGATGGCGGCGCAGGAGCCGACGGCTACAGTCAGGCCGCCTGACTGCCCCGCCGCACGACTCGGACACCTCACCGCCACGTCATCCGGCGGAACCGCTGACAACCCGGGCCTACGGGCCGTGGCCACCGAAGACATACTGCCTGATGCGGCGCTAGACCGCGGTGAAGCCGCCGTCAGCGGCGACCACGGCTCCTGTGATGAAGCTGGAGCGCGGGGACGCCAGGAAGCACAGCACCTCGGCGATCTCTTCGGGCTGCGCAACTCGTCCCAGGGGCTGCGCCTCAGCGAAGGACGCCAGGTATGAGCGGCTGTCGGGGCGGATCGTGTCGAGGAAATCGGTCTCGATGACGCCTGCGGCAACGAGATTAGCGCGGATGCCCAGTGGCCCGCCCTCGACGGCGAGCACCTTGGTCAGTTGAGCCAGAGCGCCCTTCGACGCGCTGTAGGCGACGCCTTCGGGCAGGGCGACGGCGCCGGCGTAGGACCCGGTACTGACGATGGCACCGCCGCCGCGGTTCTTCATGACCCGAAATGCTTCACGGGCGCAGAAGAACGAGCCGCGGGCGTTGACCGCCATCACAGCGTCCCAGTCCTCGGCGGTGGTTTCGGTGATGGGCTTGTTCACAGTGCGTCCGGCGTTGTTCACCAGGATGTCCAGCCCTCCGAAGGTGTCCAGGGCCGATTGCACCGCGCGGGCGGCGGTCTCTTCCCGCGTGATGTCGCCGCGCATCGCGAATACGCCGGGAAACTCGTCCGGCAGCCTCATGATGTCGGGGCGTAGGTCCACGGCTACGACGCGGGCGCCGCGGACGTGGAGAAGCGCCACGGTCTCCTTGCCCACGCCGCGCGCGGCCCCGGTGACGAGAGCGGTCATCCCAGCGAACTCGGCGGATTCGGATGCTTCGGCGGACGCAGTTGCAGGTGTCATGGTGCGGTCCCTGGAGAAGGTGAGGTGAGTGCAGGCGCCGGTGCGGGCGGACCTGAGGTGCTGTGCAGTGGCGCGGTGAGCGGGCCAGGTAGGCCAGGCGGGCCAGGTAGGCCAGGTAGGCCAGGACGTTGACGCGGTCACGGGGTGCGGCGTTCACGGCAGGCCGTCGTGGCCGTCGTGGCCGTCGTGGCCGTCCTACGGCCGGGCTGTTCAGTGCGCGGTGAGGCCGCCGTCGACCACCAGCTCCGAGCCGGTGACGAACGAGGAGTCGTCGCAGGCCAGGAAGAGGATCGCGGAGGCAACCTCGTCGGCGCGGCCGGCTCGGCGCATGGGGGTGCGCCGGATGTCCGGCTGCCGGTCGCCCTGGTCGTCCAGGAGGTCCTGGATCATCGGCGTGGCGATCACCCCGGGATGCACCGAGTTGACCCGTACTCCCTGCCGGGCGTACTCGACCGCGGCGGTCTTGCTCAGCAGGCGCACGGCCCCCTTGGACGCCTGGTAGGCCGCAGCCGCGCCGCTTCCCACCAGGCCGAGTACGGACGAGGTATTGATCACCGAGGCGTTGCCGCTCGCACGCAGGAGCGGCATCGCCGCCTTCATGCCGAGCCAGGTGCCCTTCTGGTTCACGTCGATGACGCGGTCCCACGCCTCTTCCCGCGTGTCCTCGACACCTGGCCAGTCCAGGATGCCGGCGAGATTCACGAGCACGTCCAGCGTTCCGAACCGGTCGCGTACGACGGTGATCACTTCGTCCCACTCCCGCGCGGAGGAGACATCGAGGCGGGCAGCGACGACCTCTGCGCCGCGTGCCCCGATCCGCTGGGACAGGTCCCGCAGGGGGCCTTCGGCGACATCGGTGACCACCAGCCGGGCGCCTTCGCGGGCGAAGAGTTCGGCGGTCGCTGTGCCGAGGCCGCCGGTCGCGCCCGTGATCAGCGCGACCTTGCCGTCAAGTCGTTGTCCTGTCATGGATGTGATCCTTGGTTCTCATTGATGCTGACTGGCTGACTGGCTGACTGCTGTGCCGGGCTTCTTGGTCCGCCGACGGCGGCTTCGCCCCGGTGACCAGGGCGGCCGCGGCCCGGCCTCCTCTACGACGACTTCTGCTCCCGGTAGAGCACGAGGTGCTCGTGATAAAGCACTCCGTCCCGGATGTCGTCGGTGGCGGTGAACCCGGTGTCGTCGACGTAGTCCAGGTGGCTGCCGGTCACCGTGTACCGGCCGGTGTACGCGCTGCGCCGCTCGCCGCGGGCCTCTTCGTAGCGGCCGTCCCGCAGTAGCTCCTGACGGATGTGCCCGTCCGCGGTCACCCACGTTCCGACCACGCCGACCGTTCCGACCACGTCGACGTGGTCGCTCTCCACGGTCCCGGCCACGGCAAACTCCTCTCCTCGAACGGTGCGGTCCCTCCCGCTCCACCGAGTCTGGGCAGGTCAGCGGCCACCGACCAGGGCGCGTGCTGCCTGGGTGTGCCACACCCAGGCAGCACACCGGGCCGCCGCCTAGCCTGACCACATGGACGACAACCACCTGGGAGACTTCCTGCGCGCACGCCGCGCCGGCCTGCAGCCGCAGGACGTCGGCATGACCAGCTACGGAGCCCGCCGAGTCGCCGGCCTGCGCCGCGAGGAGGTCGCCGTCCTGGCCGGCGTGAACGCCGACTACTACACCCGCCTCGAACAAGGCCGCGAACGCAACCCCTCACCCCAGGTGGTCGACGCGCTCAGCCGCGCGCTGCGCCTCGACGCGGACGCCCGCGCGCACCTGTACCGGCTGGCCGGGGCCACGCCAGGCGAACGGCCCTCCGTCCACGCCGCCGAGCGGGTCAGCCCGGCACTGCGACAGCTGATGGACGGCTACCCGAACACTCCAGCGTTCGTCATGAGCCGGACCCTGGACCTCCTCGCCGTCAACGCCTTGGCCGATGCCCTCTACGCCCCGTTCGAGCCGGCGGACAACTTGGCCCGCATGACCTTCCTCGACCCCGCGGGCCGCACCTTCTACACGGACTGGGACCGGGCAGCACAGGCCACCGTCGCCAACCTTCGCGAGGCAACCGGATTCGACCCGGACAATCCACGGCTGCGCGAACTCGTCCGCACCCTCATCGAGCACAGCGCGGACTTCACCCGCCTCTGGCAGTCCCACACCGTGCGAGGCAAGACCCAGGACGCCAAACACTTCCTCCACCCAGAGGTCGGCCCGCTCACCCTCACCTACCAAGCATTCGACGTACGCGAGACGCCCGGCCAGCAGCTCGTCATCTACCACGCCGAACCAGGCAGCCCCAGCGCCCAGTCCCTCAATCTGCTCGGTTCCCTCCACGCCACCCGGCGCCGGCCCGACTCCGGCCCCATCGCTGACCAGCCGACGGAACGTGGAGACCAACGGCGATAGATCGGCTTCGCCGCCGCCTGTTTCCCAGGTGCCGACGCCGACAGCCGCCCGGAGCTGGAGGCCGCTGCGAAGCTCGCCGGGAGATCCGCTCCTGCGGCGTCGCCGTGACCCTCGCCGTCCACGAGCACAAGCGACCCGGCTGCGGGATCGAACTCGCCATGCTCGCCCTGCTCGCCCAGGAGCTGACGGCGAGTGATGTCGGGCTGGACTTCCTCGCCGAGGAGCTGAAGGGTCCGCACCACCCGTCCGGCATCGTGCTCACCGCGCTCGCCGCCATGTCCGGCCCCGTCACCCATCACCCGTCACCCGTCACCCGTCATGCGGACGCTCCCCGAACACCACGAGCAGACCGCCACCAAGGCGAGCCCGCCCCCCACTACCCTGCGGCTGGTGTCAGAGCTGGGACTTCAGAGCCTACTGGCGCAGGGTGTCCCGTTCGGTGCGGTCGGCGGTCAGCTCCCAGCGCAGCTTGGTGCCACCCAGTCGGCTACCTGGCGGACTCTACGTCGCAGGCGTCTTCCTCTGGTCCGCACGCTGATCCAACATGAAACCGCCTAGTACGCGAGCTGCCCGATGCCCCCGTCAACGCGCAGCACGGTCCCTGCGGTGTAGGCGGATTCGTCCGAGGCGAGATAGACCGCTGCCTTCGCCAGTTCGGTGGCGGTTCCCAGGCGATGGAGAGGCACGGTCCGCCGGAGTTCCTCGTAGAGGGCGGCCTGGCGCTCGGGGCCGAGGGGCGCGAACGCGTTGGTGATCGTCGGGCCCGGGCTCAGTCCGTTGACGCGGATCCCTCGGTCCTTCAGTTCATGGGTCAGCCCGCGCGTGTAGGAGAGCAGGCCCGCCTTGGCCGCGCCGTAGACCGTCGCGTTCTCGTGTCCGATGTACGCGGAGACCGAGCCGACGAGGATGACCGAGGACTGCTGGGAGAAAAGCGGTAACAGGTCCCTGATCAGGAAGAACGGCGACTTAAGATTGGTCGCGAGGAGCCTGTCGAACGCCTCCTCGGTCCATGCCTCGATCGGGAGGTGGGTGACGTCGGCGGCGTTGCTCATCAGGATGTCGAGCTTCGGCCATTCCTCCTGGAGCCGCGCCGCGAGCGCCGCCTGGCCGGGTACGTCGCCGGCGTCACTGGCGATGGTCAGCAGCGGGCCGTCCAATTGCCGGGCCGCCTCGTCCAGCTTTTCCTGAGAGCGGCCGGTGATGGCGACAGTCGCTCCCTCGGCGAGGAACTCGCGGGCCGTTTCGAGGCCGATGCCGCTCGTCCCCCCTGTGATCAGCGCGTGCTTTCCCGTAAGACGATCCATGGTTCTGTCCCTCCTCGGATCTCCTCGGATTGCGGTGCGGCCACCGTCAGCGGCCACGATCGCCCCTGTCATGCAACTGGCCCGGCCACTGACGACAAACGCGATCACGTGCGGCACCTCGGCCGGGTCGGAGATGCGCTCGAGTGCGGCGGCCAGGCTCATACCACCGATGTCCGGTCCCACCGCCGCGACCACCTTCGAGGTGCGCATCGGGCCCGGAGCGACGGCGCTGACCCGCACGTTCGACTCGGCGAATTCCGCCGCCCAGGTGCGGGTCAGCGATTCGAGCACCGCCTTGGTCGCGCCGTAGACGGTCATGCCCGGCATGCCGAGACCGGCCGCGGTGGATTGGACGTTGACGATGCTGCCACCGCCCGCGGCCATCTTCTCCGCGAGCAGAGCGGTGAGCAGGACGGGGCACGCACATTGACCGCGAAGGTGGCGTCGTAACTCGCGAAATCCTGCCCGGTGGCCGGGGAGAACGTCATGACGCTCGCGTTGTTGAGCAAGATGTCGACGGCTTCGGCAGCCGCGGCCAGCTGTCGCACGCCCGCCGAATCGGACACATCGGCAGCGACGAAACGCACCGTCCCGGCGGACTCGCCACCGACTGCGCGGAAGCCTTTTACGACCTGGGCACCGCGCTTCGGACCGGTGCCGGTCAGGGCCAGGTCGGCGCCGCCCGCGGCCAGCACCTTGGCCGTCGCGGGCGTCAGAGTGCGCTGAAGCCGCTCTCCCCCGGTCGGCGGCAGCCAGTGATGGCCGCCAGGGGGATTCCCCCGATGAAATCCATTTCCTGGGTCGGGCCGACGGGACCGATGACCGCCGCGGTCGCGGTCTCCAGGGACGTGCTGTTGGCGTAGACCGTCGGCTTGGTCAGGATCTTGCTCCGCGCGGGCGGCGCGGCGAATTTATGCCAGCCGCTGACCTGGATCCGGTAGAGGTGCCGGTCGTTGCTGGCGTACCCGCCGCAGTCCTCGTCCAGCGCCGTGGAGACCAAGGTCGGCTTGGGGCTGCTGACATGGGCCCGGGCGTAGGCGATCGGGTCCTCAAGGAACATGGCGAGTTCGGTCGCGACGGACGTGTTGTTCCGGGACCTCATCCCGTTCGCCTGCCGGATGACCTCAGGGGAGCGCCCATCGGCTCGGAAGAAGACCAGGCTTGCCGATTCGGCGAGCGTGTACCCGTGCGCGGGGGTGTCGGACTGCGCCTGCGCGGGCTCCGCGGCGGCCGACGTCTGCCCGGCCGAGAGCTTGTCGGGCTTGTTCGGTACGGGCGGCGGCTTCCTTTTCCCGTCGGTGGGCGCGGTCTGTACGGCGACCGGGCCGCCGCGACCCTCGTGGGCGGCACCGGCGGCGGGGGCAGTCCGTGGCTCCACGGCGCGTTGCACATCGCGCGGTGCCTGGTCGGCGCCGCGGAGCATCTGGACGACCGCGGCGTTGCCCACAGCGGCCTGTAGGCCGAGCAGGCCATGCTGTGCGGGCGGGGCGGATGCGGGCCGACGGGCAGGGATACGGCTGTTGCCCGCCCCGGTGTGGGAGCCGGCCTTCTCGTGATCGTGCACGGGAGCCCCTCTTCTGGCGTGATCGTCAGCTTCCATGGGTACGTGGCGGAGAGCCGCTGGTGCAAGGTATGGGCGGGCAGCACGCGGTGACCGGACGGGCACATCGGGATGCCGCGATGATCCGCGTGTGGGCCGGCCTGTTCTCGCCAGGGGGCAGAACGCCCCCGGGGTCCAGGGTGCAGCTGCTCGTAGACGTCATCCGGCACATTGATGCGCAGTTCGTGTCGGGCCGCGCCCGAATCCTGAGCGTTCAAGACGTCTCTCCTCCTGGTTCGGGGAGCCGGCAGGGCAGGTGCGGCGGAGCAGCAGACTCGCCGAGCAACACAACCGCCCCGCCCAAGCCCGCCAACCCCCGCCGCCGACCAACACAAACAGTCCCGACCAGCAAAAACGCACACCGAGCCTTTTGGCCCTACCGCTACCTACAACGAGCCCATCCCTTCTCCGCACAGAACACATAACCCCAGCTCACACGCGCTGACCTCCCCGTTCAAAGCACTCACTCCGCCCTCAACGAACCAGCAACACACCAGGCCAGCCGCCGCCCCGTACACCAACAACCCCCCTCGAAGCGTCACGCTCGCCGCGTCGCGGCCGGCCACCGCCCTGGACCGTCCCGTGGGCCAGTGGCTCTCGACCTCCGGCGGCCCGGGACGCTGGACGGGCATCCCGAGCGGGCCGCGGCGCTGGCGGCGATCGATCCGGACTGGAACCCGGCCTGGCCGATCGACTGGCAGCGGCACTACGCCGCCGTACGCGAATGCCTCACCGGCGGGGCCGCGGTCGCCGACCTGCTGCCCGGCGACACGGTCGACGGCGCTGACGTTGGCCGGTGGCTGGCCCGACAACGCGAGCGCTTGGAGCAGCTCGGCATCGCCCCGTTGCCCGCCCCGGAGAAGACGCCCGCGAAAGGCCGCAGGAGCGGTTCTGGGGCCTTCGAGCGGGGGGTGGCGGGCCCCCTCTGCGCAGTACAAGGCCCGTACAGGCTCTGTGGGGCCCGTCAGCCGCTCTCACGTTGAGGTGTTGGAGGAGGGCTGGGACGGGGCCGGCGGCGCAGCCGTAGAGGTTCGGCTGGGCGTATTTCTATCGAACAGCAAGAGCCGGCGCGCCAAGCTCACCGCCGATCAGCTCGCCCAGCTCGCCCAGCCCGGGTCGGACTGGGCGTAGGCGACCAGAGACCGCTCCCACGCGTACGGGCAGTGGTCCGATGACCAAGTGATCGAAGAAGGGCCCCGCCTCGTGCGTACGGACTGCGGCTGGGCTGAGGTAGCCCAGTCTGTTCCGTAAAGGGACCGTCCCTGCGCGTACGGGCTGCGGAATGTGCATCTGGCGCAAGGCTCAGCCTATCCGGGACCGTCCCTGCGCGTACGGGCTGCGGAGCAGCGCCTCCTCCGCCCGACGGGTCAGGGTGGGACCGGTCCCCGCGCGTACGGGCTGCGGGCTCGGTGAGCGGGCCGGTGAGGAGTTCGAGCTGCACGCCGGCGGCCTGGAGCTGGCCGGAGAGCGTCATCAGCTCGGCCGCGTTGTGCGCGAGGCGCTTGAGCTCGTGGACGGTGAGGATGGCCTCCTGGCCGGGGGCGGCCTCCTTGATGTCGTAGGCGAGCTTGAGAGCCTTCTCCGGCTCCGGCCGCGTCCTGATGCGGGTGCTGATCTTGTCGGAGAAGATGCGCTTGCACTCGGCGCGCCCTTGCACTCGGCGCGCTCCAGCGCGTCGAGCTGGCTCTGGAGCTCCTGCTGGGCGGTCGAGCAGCGGGCGTATCCGATCCGGAACGGCTTCGCGGCGGCGCTCGGCGGGGCCTGCTCGACGGGTGGGCCCGGCGCCCAGGTCCGGCCCGCGGTCCTCGGGGACGGGGACGGGGACGTCGAGTTCCTCGCGGAGCGCGAGGACAGGGGGGACGGACAGTCAGCGGAACAGGCGGAAGAAACCGCGCACCTGCTGGACCAGCGACTCCGGTTGCTCCAGCGCGGCGAAGTGGCCGCCGTGCGGCAGCTCCTCGAACCAGCGCAGGTCGGTGAACCGCAGCTCGGCCTCCCGCCTCGACGGGCGGGTGATGTCGCGTGGGTAGACCGACAGCCCGGATGGCGCGGTCACCTTGTCCCGGAAGTTGGCGAAGCTCTCCCAGTACAGGCGCGCCGACGACGTGGCCGACGCGGTGAACCAATAGACCGAGATCTCGTCGAGGATCGTCTGCCGCGACAACGCGTCCTCGGGATGACCGTCGTTGTCCGTCCACGCCCAGAACTTCTCGGCGATCCAGGCCGCCTGCCCGGCCGGGGAGTCGGTGAGGCCGTAGCCGAGCGTCTGCGGCCGGGTCGCCTGGATCGCCGAGTATCCCCGGCCGGTGCGCTGCATCTCCTTCTCGGCCTCAAGATTCGCCAGCTCCGCGGGCGTCGGGTCGTCGAACGTGCCCGCCGCCACGGATCCCAGGTTCAGGTGGACGCCGGCGACCCGATCGGGCGCCACGTCGCCCAGCGCCCCGGACACCGCCGAACCCCAGTCACCGCCCTGCGCGCCGTACCGTTCGTAACCCAGCGAGACCATCAAGGTGTCCCAGGCGCGCGCGATACGAGTGATGCCCCACCCGGTCGTCGACGGCTTGTCACTCCAGCCGTACCCGGGCAGCGACGGTGCGACCACGTGGAACGCGTCCGCCGGGTCACCGCCGTGCGCGCGGGGGTCGGTCAGCGGGCCGAGGACCTCCAGGAACTCGAGCACCGAACCCGGCCACCCGTGCGTGAGTACGAGCGGGAACGCGTCCGGCTCCGGCGAGCGGACGTGCAGGAAGTGGATGCCCAGCCCGTCGATGGTGTCGCGGTACTGCGGAAACACGTTCAGCCGCTCGGCGAACCCGAAGTCGTAGTCCTCGGCCCAGCTGCGGCACAGCTCCTGCGCATACGCCAGCGGCAGCCCCTGTGACCAGTCGTCCACCGGCTCGCGCTCGGGCCACCGTGTCCGTCGCAGTCGTTCACGCAGGTCCGCGATTTCGGCTTCGGTGATGCTGACCTCGAATGGCTCGGCGGACATGACAAGGCTCCTTGCTGGTCGAGGCGTTGTCGGATCAGATGCAGGTGGACTGTCAGCGCGGGCTCCCCCGCGTGGCGTCGGGTTCGGAGCGGCGGTCGGCGGTTGGGCGCCGGGTCAGGCTGAGGACGAGTCCGGCCAGGGGAAGCGCCGCGAGCACGGCGAGGGCCACCGGCGCCGGCACGATGCCGGACAGACCTGCGACAGCGGCCGGACCGATCCCGCCGCCCAGGACGTTCATGAAGTTGAGCAGGCCCTGTGCGGTGTGGCGGTCGTCCGCGGCGACCAGGTCCGGCGCGAGGCTCACCAGTACGGCTTGGGCACCGGCGAACCCGCATACGGTCAGGGCCGTGCCGAGGACGATCGGGGCCGGCGCGGTGGAGGCCGCGACCACGAGCACGCCGATGACGGTGAGTGCCGCAAGCCCGGCCGACACCTGCCAGCCGGTGAACCGGTCGGTCAAGGTGCCGACCAGCCGCCCGGCCAGCACCGAGCAGGCGGCGGCCGGGACCAGGAGCACGCCGGCTTCCAGGGGGCCACCGCCCGTGGCCTGCTCGATCAGGGACGGGGCGCGGAACAGCACCCCGTAGTAGCCGGCGAAGACGGTCCCGCCGATGAGCCCGGCCGCCAGGAAGCCGCGGGATGCGATCACCCGCCGAGGCACGAACCCGTCGGGCGTGCTGCGCACGCGCCACCACAGTCCCACGGCGGCGAGCGCCCCGGCGGCGGCCACGACGAGCGTGAGCGGAGCGTGCAGGCCGACCGAGTGTGCCTGCAGCAACGTGATCAAGGAACCGGCGAGTACCGACAGCACGGCCGCGCCGACGATATCGAGTCGCTCGGTCGAGCCGTTGCGCTCGCCGCTACCGCTCCGCGTCAGCGCGCGCCTGCTCGGCAATGCGGCCAGCAGAAGGGGCAGTGCGAGGACCGGGATTGCGAGCACGGCACGCCACCCGAGCCATGCGGTCACCGCTCCGCCTATCAGTGTCCCGCACCCCGACGCCGTCGCGCTGGCCGCCGCGATGATTCCCAGCACGCGGACCCGTTGCCGCCCGGGAAGGGCGGTGGCCGCGGCAAAGACGGCGATCACCGTCGCGCCCGCCCCAGCGCCGCCGATCAGTCGGCCGACGATCACGACGGACAGTGCCGGCCCGGCGCCGGCGAGCGCGGAGCCCGCGGCGAGCGCCACGACCCCGGCGACCAGGACCTGGAAGGGGCTCCAGCGGACCAGCAGCCGACCCGCGACCGGCATCGCGAGCGCGGAGGTCAGCGACCACGCGGCGAGAATCCATGCGGTGGCCCCGAACGGCACCGCGAGTGCGCGGCCGATGGCCGGCAGGGCCACCGACGGCGCTCCCAGTGCCACGTACATCGGCAGCACCAGCATCCCCAGGGTCAGCCCCAGCCGACGCCCGCCCGGGGCATCCGTTCGCTCCGGTGCCGGAGCACCTCCAAGCGGGATCGTCTGCGGCGCCGTCCCCTGCCGGGTACGTTGTGACATGTGAAAGCTCCTTTGCGTGTAACGTTACGGAGCAGTGAGGAGATACGTCAATTGCGGAATGCGTATTACAGCCCCTTGGTGGTCCAGACGGCCGTCGATCTGGCCAACACCTTGCGGCCGGTCAAGGGAGAGGACGCGCTGGAGACCGTGGAGCAGCTCCGGGACTTCCTTGACGACCATCCCGCGGCTGAGCCTCCGAGTTCGGCAGCGAACCAAGGGACCGGTCAGCGGCATCTCACCCGCGCCGACCTGACGGAAGTCCGCGCGTTGCGCGAGACGGTGCGTGAGGTGCTCGAACGCGCGAACACGGACGCGGTCGAGGCTGCGGCTCTGATCAATGACGGTCTGCGTCGCAGCCGCGCCACCCCCGTACTGCGCCACGAGGACGACCGCTGGTGGACCGAGGTGACCTCCGACACCGACCGCTGCGCGGCGCACCTTGCCGCGACTACGCTCAGCGCACTGGCCTCCGTGATCGCCACGCTCGGTCCCGCTCGTCTCGGCGTATGTGCCGGGCCGACCTGCCGGGCCACTTTCGTGGACCTCTCGCGCAACGGCTCGAAGCAGTACTGCACCCGAACCTGCGCACACCGGGCCAGCGTCGCGGCCTACCGGAGCCGACGCAGCCCGCGTTGAGCACCGGCACCCGACCCTGCCAGGCCGACTCCGGGTTTCGTCCGGGCCCGCCTTCGACGAACTCGTTCGTGCCTCCGAGGGCGTTCCTCGCGATGCCCCTGCATCGCAGCGAAAGCCGCAATGCAGGCCCGAGACCGCACGTAGGCGGCCACCGCGGCGAAGGTGATGAGGGCTCCGGTGGTACTGATCGGCTTCGGCCTCGGCATGATCGGCGGCCCGCTCGCCGACATGTCACTGGCCAAGGTCCCGCACGAGGACGCCGGCTCGGCCTCGGGCCTGTTCAACACCGTCATGCACCTGGGCATCGCCCTCGGTACCGCGCTGACCGCCCTGGTGTTCTTCCGCCACCACCGGCGGCTCACCCGACGCCGGCCTCAACCGCGACGCGTTCCTCACCGTGCTGTGGTGGGACGGCGGCCTCCTCGCCCTGATGTGGACCCGATGTTCTGCCTGCCCAAGCAGGCGAACATCTCGGCTGACTGAGCCACCCAGCAGGTCGGCTCAGGCACTTTCGGGTGCCCGGGCCGACAGCCGTCCTCGTCCTGACCGTCTTCGGCGGCATCGGGGTCCCGGAAGGGGTGCAGGGCCCCGACCCGAGAAGCTGGAGGTGATGTTGAACAGGCAGCGGCCCAGGAAGGTGGTGTGACAGCGTCCAGGTGGCCATAGCTCACGAGATCAACGGTTAGGGTCAGCCGCTGCCTGCTTCCCGTACGCCGCGTACGGCCTCGCGCAGGTCGAGGACCTTTACCCCGTCGATCTGCTCGATGCTCCCGGAGCCGAACCGCACCCACAGCGGGACGGCGCCGGCGTCGCGGGCGAAGGCGAGCTTCTGCCGAGATCATCGCCGCGCACCGGCTACCCACGCTCTCGCCGCTGGCCGCTGGCCGCGCTGACCATCGCCCGCCGCTCAGTATGGGTGACCTGCGAGGACGGCACGGTGTTCCTGGCGCCGCAGACCGGCGGCGGCT includes these proteins:
- a CDS encoding MFS transporter, encoding MSQRTRQGTAPQTIPLGGAPAPERTDAPGGRRLGLTLGMLVLPMYVALGAPSVALPAIGRALAVPFGATAWILAAWSLTSALAMPVAGRLLVRWSPFQVLVAGVVALAAGSALAGAGPALSVVIVGRLIGGAGAGATVIAVFAAATALPGRQRVRVLGIIAAASATASGCGTLIGGAVTAWLGWRAVLAIPVLALPLLLAALPSRRALTRSGSGERNGSTERLDIVGAAVLSVLAGSLITLLQAHSVGLHAPLTLVVAAAGALAAVGLWWRVRSTPDGFVPRRVIASRGFLAAGLIGGTVFAGYYGVLFRAPSLIEQATGGGPLEAGVLLVPAAACSVLAGRLVGTLTDRFTGWQVSAGLAALTVIGVLVVAASTAPAPIVLGTALTVCGFAGAQAVLVSLAPDLVAADDRHTAQGLLNFMNVLGGGIGPAAVAGLSGIVPAPVALAVLAALPLAGLVLSLTRRPTADRRSEPDATRGSPR
- a CDS encoding CGNR zinc finger domain-containing protein, which translates into the protein MVQTAVDLANTLRPVKGEDALETVEQLRDFLDDHPAAEPPSSAANQGTGQRHLTRADLTEVRALRETVREVLERANTDAVEAAALINDGLRRSRATPVLRHEDDRWWTEVTSDTDRCAAHLAATTLSALASVIATLGPARLGVCAGPTCRATFVDLSRNGSKQYCTRTCAHRASVAAYRSRRSPR
- a CDS encoding epoxide hydrolase family protein — protein: MSAEPFEVSITEAEIADLRERLRRTRWPEREPVDDWSQGLPLAYAQELCRSWAEDYDFGFAERLNVFPQYRDTIDGLGIHFLHVRSPEPDAFPLVLTHGWPGSVLEFLEVLGPLTDPRAHGGDPADAFHVVAPSLPGYGWSDKPSTTGWGITRIARAWDTLMVSLGYERYGAQGGDWGSAVSGALGDVAPDRVAGVHLNLGSVAAGTFDDPTPAELANLEAEKEMQRTGRGYSAIQATRPQTLGYGLTDSPAGQAAWIAEKFWAWTDNDGHPEDALSRQTILDEISVYWFTASATSSARLYWESFANFRDKVTAPSGLSVYPRDITRPSRREAELRFTDLRWFEELPHGGHFAALEQPESLVQQVRGFFRLFR